TGTGAGCTATTTGCTGCTGCTGCCTCTCTTTCAGCCCTGGCTGGGGCACCCGGCAATCCCGTCGATGTGGAGCCTGATCTGGCTGCTGGTGCCCGGGGGAATGACCCTGAGGGCGGCCCGCCAGCCCGAGCCAGAGCGCTGGACCGGACTGAAGCTCAGTGTGGGTGCGTTGGGAGCGGCCCAACTGCTGTTTTTGGGGCTTCCGAGGCTGCACGGCATCGGGCTGCTGCTGTCGGCGGGGCTGCTGCTGTGGAATACGGTGTACTGGCGATCGCTCTGGCTGGCGCTGGTGGCGGTGGGCGGCGTGGTGCTGGGAGCCGCTTTGCTGATCTTTGCCGAAGCGCCTCTACTGTCTTGGGAGAGCTGGCTGCTGATTGGGGCGATCGCGGTGGGCTTGCTGTCGGCGCTGATGCGCAGCCTGATCCGCTATTCCCAGCCCCTGGCCCAGATATACGGGCGATCGGCTGAAGTCTGGGCGGACATAGTGACCTTTGTGGTGCTCTTGTCCTGTGCGACGGGCCTGCTGGTGCGGTTTACGGTGCAGCAGTTCGGCATGACGGCGGAGGTGCCGCTGTCGGCCATAACGGCGATCGCCCTCGCGGGTCTGCTGGTGTGCAGCTTCTGGCGACGCTGGGGCGCTCCCACCGACAACGGCGTTTATCAGGGGGCCTGTGCTCTGGAGCTGCTGGTGATTGTGCTGGTGCAGCTGCAAGGCGGCTCGGTGCTGGCGATCGCGGCGGCGAATGGAGCCTTGGCCCTGGCTTTGCTGGGGCTGACGGAGGTGCTCCAGCGACGGCGACCGGTCCTGTGGAGCGTCCGGATTTTGCCGTTGCTGAGCGCTCTGCTGGCCTTGGGATTTCGGGCGGGGCTTTGGACGTCCTGGACGGGCGGTCTGTTTTTGGTGGCGGGGGTGGTGGGCCTGAGCGTGATGCGCCAGCGCGATCGCTCCTCGCTGCTGACCTACGCGTCCTTGGCGGCCTGCACCCTGGGCTGGTACGAGCTGGTGATCTATCGCCTCAGCCAGATGCCCGGTGGCAGCCCTGCCGATGGCTTGGTGGTGCTGGCGCTGGTGGCGGGGGCGATCGCCGCGCTCTACCAGGCTGCTGCCACTGGGTGGGTCCAGCGGCGCGATCGCCTTCTGGGCCTGACGGCCCCTGAGCTGAGCTTGGCGGCGGATCTGCACTGGGTGCTGGGCAGCGTCTTCCTGATGCTGGCGACTAGTTTCTTGACGGTCCAGGTTTTCACGCCTGACCAGACAGCGCAGCTGATCGGCTTGGGGCTGGTGGTTGGGGCGGGTCTGTCGCTGTACGCCCTGCTGCGGGCTCGCCAAATCCAGCAGGGCATCTGGGTCTATCTGGGCGTGGCCCAGGCGATCGCCACGCTGATCTATGTCCGGCTGGGCTGGTCCGCCCTGCGAGGCCTCGATCCTTGGTGGGCGGCGATCGCGGCGGGTGTGGCGGTATTGCTGATCGAGCTGCCCTGGGAGCGCTGGGGCTGGCCTGCGCGGCCTTGGTTTCGGAGCGCGGCGGCTCTACCGGCGATCGCCCTGGTGCTCACGCTGTCTTTGCCCGGCGATGTCAGTCTGCTGATTGTCGCGGCGAGCTACTTCTGGATGGCGCAGCGCCGCCGAGAGATCCGCCTGACCTACGGAGCGATCGCGGTTCTGGACTTTTGGGCGCTGCGCTGGCTGCTTGGCCAAAATCTCACCAGTCTTCTTTTCTATGTGGCGTTGGTCAGTCTCCCGCTGCTCTACGTGGCCCAGGTAGATCCAGCTCTCCGACGGCGCGACGCCAAAGGCCAGCGCCACGCCCTCCGCACGGCGGCCCTGGGTCTGCTGGCGATCGTCGCCCTCGTCAATCAGCAGACGGGCCTGGTCTCTGGCGGGATTGGTCTGGTGGCGGTCCTTTTGGGCCTAGCCCTGCGGGTGCGAGCCTACCTCTATATCGGCACGTTGACCTTTGTGGCCACGGTGTTCTACCAGCTCGTGGTGCTGATCGGTCAGTACCCGTTCTCAAAGTGGATCATCGGTCTCACCCTCGGCATTTTCCTGATCTGGCTGGCGGCTACCTTCGAGACGCGCCGGGAGCAAGTCCTAGCCCTGGTCCGCAACTGGCTCCAAGAACTAGAAGCTTGGGATTAGCTGTAGAGTGACTGGATCCAGGCCCACTCTTGGGTGAGGCCTTCGGCGAGGGGCACGGTGGGATTGTAGCCGAGGCGCGATCGCGCCTTAGAGACATCGGCTGCCGTGTGGCGAGCATCCCCCATTGCCTGACCAATGTGCTGGCGCTGGATCGGCTTACCCACGATGCGCTCCATCGTGTCGATCACCTCCGCGAGGACGACCCGGCTGCCACCCCCGATATTAAAAATCTCTCCCACCGCCTCCCCTGCGGGAGCCTCAGCAGCGGCTAGATTTGCGGCCACCGCATCCGCCACAAACGTGAAGTCCCGAGTCTGCTGGCCATCCCCGTAGATGGCGATCGCCTCATCCAGCATCGCCGCCCGAAAAAACTTGTGAAACGCCATATCTGGCCGCTGCCGGGGGCCGTACACCGTGAAGTAGCGCAGCGAAACGAAAGGCACCCCAAAATTTTTCTGGTATAGGAGGCCGAGCTGCTCCGCCGCCAGCTTCGTGATGCCGTAGGGCGACACCGGCTTGGGGCACATCGTCTCTGTGGTGGGCAGCGTCTCGGCGTCCCCGTAGATCGACGACGTAGAAGCGTGGACAAAGCGCCGCAGCTTGGGGGCGTCCTTGGTAGCCTCTAGCAAAATCTGGGTAGCGCTGATGTTGCGCTCGGTGTAGTCGTGGAACCCCTTACCCCAGCTCGCCCGCACGCCCGCCTGGGCCGCTTGGTGGTAGATCACGTCCACGCTTTCCAGGATGCTGCTCCAGTCCTGGGCCTGGATGTCGCCCTCGATCAGCCGAAAATTTGGGTGCTGCTGTAGCGCGGCGACATTTTTGCGCTTGAGGCTGGGGTCGTAGTAGTCGTTGAACTGGTCAATGCCAATGACTTGCTCACCGCGCTGGAGCAGCGTTTCGGCAAGGTGGGAGCCAATAAATCCCGCAGCTCCTGTGACGACGCTCGTTGGCATAGAAAGACCTGATAGAAAAAAGGGTTGTCTGAACCGAGACGAAAAAAGGCCGCAGAGTAAGGCGACAGGCTCAGGATTCCCGGCGATCGCCCGCTAACAACGCGCCCTGAGAGCATTTTGCCCAGGAAGGGAGTGCAGGTTTCCCCCACTCCCTTCCTGGCACCCCGCTGAACCGGCTTTGTTTCGCGGGGCTGGTGATGGCGCGGCGGCCCTAGGTTCGAGCGACGCCGTCTGCTCCCAGCAATTCTGCGATCGCCTGGCGCTCCGCCGGAGGATGGGACGGCATTACCTGACGCGCATCGGTGATCAGCCAGTCTAGGGCCGCCGCCTGCACGTCGATCGTTGCCCCCGTCTTGTCCACGCAGTAGCGACCAAACACCAGCTTGTCCACCAAGCGGACCCCCGGACCCAAGCGCGAATACTCGAAGATCACGCTGCTCTCCACCGTCGCGCCGCTGCACACGCAGCAGTTGGGACCGATCATCGTCGGACCAATGATCGTCGCGCCGTCCTCGATTTTGGTCATGCCGCCGATGTACACCGGGCCTTGGATATTTACCTTGTCCCAGTTCACCGACACATTCAGGCCCGTGTAGATGCCAGGAGCCACCTCATGCCCCGGAATCGACACGTTCTTAATTTCGCCCGCCAGCACGCCCCGGATGGCCCGCCAGTAGTCCGGCACCTTCCCGATGTCCACCCACTGGAAGTCCATCGAAATGCCGTAGAAGGGTGCCCCTGCGGCCACCAGTTTGGGGAACAGGTCCCCCCCGATATCGAAGGCCTCATCTGAGGGAATGTAGTTCAGCACCTCCGGCTCAAAGATGTAGATACCGGTGTTGATATCGGTGCTGAGGGCCTCTTCCACAGAGGGCTTCTCTTGAAACGCCTGGATGCGGCCAGACTCGTCCGTCACGACCACCCCGTAGCTCGACACCTCGTCGCGGGGCACTGATTTCATGACGATGGTGGCGATCGACCCTTTTTCGCGGTGCCACTTCACGGCCTCCGTCAGGTCGAGGTCGATCAGGGCGTCGCCGCACAGCACCACAAAAGTGTCATCAAAGAAGGGCGAAAAATCCTGGATCTTGCGCATACCGCCCGCCGAGCCGATGGCTTCACCCATCAGCTCGCCATCGACAATGCGTCCCTCAAAGGAATAGGCAATCTGAACGCCAAAGCGCTGGCCATCTCGAAAATAGCTCTCGATCTCGTTGGCGAGGTGGCTGACATTGACCATAATTTGGTCGAAGCCATGCTGGCGCAGCAACTCCAGCAAGAATTCCATCACTGGCTTTTGCAGGATGGGAATCATCGGTTTGGGAATCGTGTAGGTGATGGGACGGACACGGGTTCCTTTACCCGC
This genomic stretch from Geitlerinema sp. PCC 7407 harbors:
- a CDS encoding NAD-dependent epimerase/dehydratase family protein, with translation MPTSVVTGAAGFIGSHLAETLLQRGEQVIGIDQFNDYYDPSLKRKNVAALQQHPNFRLIEGDIQAQDWSSILESVDVIYHQAAQAGVRASWGKGFHDYTERNISATQILLEATKDAPKLRRFVHASTSSIYGDAETLPTTETMCPKPVSPYGITKLAAEQLGLLYQKNFGVPFVSLRYFTVYGPRQRPDMAFHKFFRAAMLDEAIAIYGDGQQTRDFTFVADAVAANLAAAEAPAGEAVGEIFNIGGGSRVVLAEVIDTMERIVGKPIQRQHIGQAMGDARHTAADVSKARSRLGYNPTVPLAEGLTQEWAWIQSLYS
- a CDS encoding sugar phosphate nucleotidyltransferase → MKAMILAAGKGTRVRPITYTIPKPMIPILQKPVMEFLLELLRQHGFDQIMVNVSHLANEIESYFRDGQRFGVQIAYSFEGRIVDGELMGEAIGSAGGMRKIQDFSPFFDDTFVVLCGDALIDLDLTEAVKWHREKGSIATIVMKSVPRDEVSSYGVVVTDESGRIQAFQEKPSVEEALSTDINTGIYIFEPEVLNYIPSDEAFDIGGDLFPKLVAAGAPFYGISMDFQWVDIGKVPDYWRAIRGVLAGEIKNVSIPGHEVAPGIYTGLNVSVNWDKVNIQGPVYIGGMTKIEDGATIIGPTMIGPNCCVCSGATVESSVIFEYSRLGPGVRLVDKLVFGRYCVDKTGATIDVQAAALDWLITDARQVMPSHPPAERQAIAELLGADGVART